The following proteins come from a genomic window of Rhodoligotrophos sp. CJ14:
- a CDS encoding phosphopentomutase — MPRAIILVLDSVGIGSAPDAAAYGDAGSNTIGHIAEGCANGAGNLAGEREGPIALPNLDALGLGHACATATGVCPPGLSISRKPRARYGVGIERSKGKDTPSGHWEIAGVPVPFDWGYFPRTSPCFPPELVAELCKRAELPGILGDCHASGTAIIAELGEEHMRTGKPICYTSADSVFQIAAHEVGFGLERLYRVCEVAQPLTEALGIGRVIARPFIGSSRHNFERTANRRDYAVKPPVPTLLDIATGEQREVISVGKIGDIFAHSGTGRILKASGNTALFDRTLEGLDTLADGGLLFTNFVDFDTVYGHRRDLPGYAAALEAFDRRLPELIGRLKTGDLLIITADHGCDPTWRGTDHTREVTPILLYSHDIAGGNLGRRDTFADIAAAISHHLDLPKPNAGKPAGMLAPDHLQ, encoded by the coding sequence ATGCCCCGCGCCATCATCCTCGTCCTCGACTCTGTAGGCATCGGATCAGCCCCCGATGCGGCCGCCTATGGCGACGCTGGCTCCAACACGATCGGCCATATTGCCGAGGGCTGCGCCAATGGAGCGGGCAATCTCGCGGGCGAGCGGGAAGGGCCGATCGCGCTGCCAAATCTGGACGCCTTGGGGCTGGGTCACGCCTGTGCCACTGCGACGGGAGTCTGCCCGCCGGGCCTTTCGATCAGCCGCAAACCACGCGCCCGTTATGGTGTTGGCATTGAACGATCGAAAGGCAAGGACACGCCGTCCGGCCATTGGGAAATTGCGGGCGTGCCGGTTCCCTTCGACTGGGGCTATTTCCCGCGCACATCGCCCTGCTTTCCCCCAGAGCTGGTCGCGGAACTCTGCAAGCGCGCCGAGCTGCCCGGCATTCTCGGTGATTGCCATGCCTCGGGCACCGCGATCATCGCCGAGCTTGGCGAAGAGCATATGCGGACGGGAAAGCCGATCTGCTACACCTCCGCTGATAGCGTGTTCCAGATCGCGGCCCATGAAGTAGGCTTTGGGCTCGAACGGCTGTATCGGGTTTGCGAGGTCGCTCAGCCCCTTACTGAGGCGCTTGGCATTGGCCGAGTGATCGCGCGGCCGTTCATCGGCTCATCGCGGCATAATTTCGAACGGACGGCCAATCGGCGGGACTATGCGGTAAAGCCCCCTGTGCCGACCCTGCTCGACATCGCGACTGGTGAGCAGCGCGAGGTGATCTCGGTCGGCAAGATCGGCGATATCTTTGCCCATTCCGGCACCGGCCGCATCTTGAAGGCCAGCGGCAATACCGCCCTCTTTGATCGCACTCTCGAAGGGCTCGATACGCTTGCCGATGGCGGATTGCTGTTCACGAACTTCGTGGATTTCGACACGGTCTATGGCCATCGCCGCGACCTGCCGGGCTATGCGGCAGCACTCGAGGCTTTCGATCGGCGGCTGCCGGAGCTGATCGGCCGTCTCAAGACCGGCGATCTCCTGATCATTACCGCTGATCATGGTTGCGATCCCACTTGGCGCGGCACCGACCATACACGCGAAGTCACGCCCATCCTGCTCTATAGCCACGATATTGCGGGCGGCAATCTGGGCCGGCGCGATACCTTCGCTGATATTGCGGCAGCCATTTCTCATCACCTCGATCTGCCTAAGCCGAATGCAGGCAAGCCGGCAGGCATGCTCGCACCGGACCATCTGCAATGA
- a CDS encoding ATP-dependent DNA ligase → MSSLDELPVAISTPPMEAASVDALPDEPGWQFEPKWDGFRCLAFRSGGEVDLRAKSGKPLGRFFPEVVGMLKELPVRQFVLDGELAIPLGDSLSFDALQMRLHPAESRIRKLSVETPAIYILFDILMGGAGHTAMEEPLEARRVVLEDFFRSVGGQLGLRLSPFTRDVRVAQGWLDHAGGALDGVVAKRLDAPYEAGERTMLKVKRLRSADCVVGGFRYGQNSKVVGSLLLGLYDSSGKLNHVGFTSTIPAAERPALTKRLEALIAPPGFTGDAPGGPSRWSTERSTEWQPLKPELVVEVRYDHVTGNRFRHGTKLLRWRADKAPRQCTFDQLQAEARPAALVGKMLGACNGSK, encoded by the coding sequence ATGAGCAGCCTTGACGAGCTGCCGGTAGCGATCAGCACGCCGCCCATGGAAGCGGCCTCTGTTGATGCCTTGCCGGACGAGCCGGGCTGGCAGTTCGAGCCCAAATGGGATGGCTTTCGTTGCCTTGCCTTTCGCTCCGGCGGTGAGGTTGATCTTCGTGCGAAATCGGGCAAGCCGCTCGGACGCTTCTTCCCGGAAGTAGTGGGCATGCTGAAAGAGCTCCCGGTTCGGCAGTTCGTCCTCGATGGTGAGCTTGCGATCCCTCTGGGCGATAGCCTCTCCTTCGATGCCTTGCAGATGCGGCTGCACCCGGCTGAAAGCCGCATCCGTAAGCTCTCTGTCGAGACGCCTGCGATTTATATTCTGTTCGACATCCTGATGGGAGGCGCCGGGCATACCGCCATGGAGGAACCGCTGGAAGCCCGCCGCGTGGTGCTTGAGGATTTCTTCCGGTCTGTCGGCGGCCAGTTGGGCTTGAGACTGTCCCCGTTCACCCGCGATGTACGTGTTGCACAGGGGTGGCTGGACCATGCAGGTGGCGCGCTCGACGGCGTCGTGGCAAAGCGCCTCGATGCACCCTACGAGGCGGGCGAGCGCACTATGCTCAAGGTCAAGCGCCTGCGCAGCGCCGATTGCGTGGTGGGCGGCTTCCGCTATGGACAGAACAGCAAGGTGGTCGGCTCACTGTTGCTCGGCCTTTACGATAGTTCAGGCAAGCTCAATCACGTCGGCTTCACCTCGACCATCCCCGCCGCCGAACGGCCGGCCCTGACCAAGCGCTTGGAGGCGCTGATCGCGCCACCCGGCTTTACCGGCGATGCACCAGGCGGCCCAAGCCGTTGGAGCACGGAGCGTTCGACCGAATGGCAGCCGCTCAAGCCTGAGCTGGTGGTCGAGGTGCGCTACGACCACGTCACCGGCAATCGGTTCAGGCATGGCACGAAGCTATTGCGCTGGCGGGCCGACAAGGCGCCACGCCAGTGCACGTTCGACCAGCTGCAAGCCGAAGCCAGGCCCGCAGCCCTGGTCGGCAAGATGCTGGGGGCTTGCAATGGCAGCAAGTGA
- the ligD gene encoding non-homologous end-joining DNA ligase has protein sequence MAASEAIAIDGVRLTSPDKVLYPEQGITKRALADYYLEVADVMLPHVVKRPISLVRCPTGRQKKCFFQRHAGSGVPAELREVAVAGHEDAGAYLYINDARGLIALVQMGVLEIHPWGSRIDRPDRPDRVIFDLDPGEGLGFADVVKAAHEVRAELERLGLMALVKTTGGKGLHVVVPIERRHEWAEVKAFARSLAESMSKAAPERYLPRISKAERKGRIFIDYLRNDPTSTAVAAYSTRSRLNAPVSTPVTWDEVIPDLDPGRFTVATIPERLQRLGADPWADIGAIRQRLPAIN, from the coding sequence ATGGCAGCAAGTGAGGCAATCGCAATCGACGGCGTCAGGCTCACCAGCCCCGACAAGGTGCTTTACCCCGAGCAGGGCATCACCAAGCGGGCACTGGCCGACTATTATCTGGAAGTTGCCGATGTCATGCTTCCCCATGTGGTGAAGCGGCCCATCAGCCTCGTGCGCTGCCCAACTGGCCGCCAGAAGAAGTGCTTTTTCCAGCGGCATGCGGGCTCAGGCGTGCCGGCCGAGCTCCGCGAGGTCGCGGTGGCCGGACACGAGGATGCTGGCGCCTATCTCTACATCAATGACGCGCGCGGGCTGATCGCTCTGGTGCAGATGGGCGTGCTTGAGATTCACCCCTGGGGCTCGCGCATCGACCGCCCCGATCGCCCCGACCGGGTGATCTTCGATCTCGACCCGGGGGAGGGACTAGGATTTGCCGATGTGGTCAAGGCTGCCCACGAGGTGCGGGCTGAACTCGAGCGCCTTGGCCTTATGGCTTTGGTGAAGACGACCGGCGGCAAGGGCCTGCACGTGGTCGTGCCCATCGAACGCCGCCACGAATGGGCCGAGGTGAAGGCTTTCGCCCGCAGCTTGGCGGAGTCCATGTCCAAGGCAGCACCGGAACGTTACCTGCCGCGCATCTCCAAGGCCGAACGCAAGGGCCGCATCTTCATCGATTATCTGCGCAATGATCCCACTTCGACGGCGGTTGCCGCCTATTCCACGAGATCACGGCTCAACGCGCCGGTCTCAACGCCGGTGACATGGGATGAGGTCATACCCGACCTCGATCCCGGCCGCTTCACAGTCGCGACCATTCCGGAGCGGCTGCAGCGCCTCGGCGCCGATCCCTGGGCGGACATCGGGGCCATCCGCCAGCGCCTGCCCGCGATCAACTAA
- the arsB gene encoding ACR3 family arsenite efflux transporter, with protein MSFFERWLSLWVALSIIAGVGLGHMVPGLFHGLGAMEVARVNLPVAVLVWLMIIPMLVKVDFAALGQVRRHWRGIGVTLLVNWAIKPFSMAALGWFFVGYLFRPYLPADQIDSYIAGLIILAAAPCTAMVFVWSNLTRGEPHFTLSQVALNDAIMVFAFAPIVGVLLGLSAITVPWETLVLSVALYIVVPVIIAQLIRRHWLATSGAAALQNLLQRLQPLSVTALLATLVLLFGFQGEQITAQPMVIALLAVPILIQVYLNSGLAYLLNRISGEQHCVAGPSALIGASNFFELAVAAAISLFGFHSGAALATVVGALIEVPVMLSVVWIVNRSKGWYERGRSVAKIAEQPR; from the coding sequence ATGTCCTTCTTCGAACGCTGGCTGAGCCTCTGGGTCGCGCTGTCCATCATCGCGGGGGTCGGGCTGGGCCATATGGTGCCCGGCCTCTTTCACGGCCTGGGAGCCATGGAAGTCGCGCGGGTCAATCTTCCGGTCGCTGTCCTTGTCTGGCTGATGATCATTCCGATGCTGGTCAAGGTCGATTTCGCCGCGCTCGGGCAGGTGCGCCGGCACTGGCGTGGGATCGGCGTGACCCTGCTGGTGAATTGGGCGATAAAGCCCTTTTCCATGGCAGCGCTCGGCTGGTTCTTCGTGGGCTATCTGTTCCGGCCGTACCTGCCTGCCGATCAGATCGACAGCTATATCGCGGGCCTCATTATCTTGGCTGCCGCTCCTTGTACGGCCATGGTGTTCGTGTGGTCTAACCTGACCCGGGGCGAGCCGCATTTCACGCTCAGCCAGGTTGCGCTCAATGATGCGATCATGGTGTTCGCCTTCGCACCGATCGTGGGGGTGCTGCTCGGACTGTCCGCGATCACCGTGCCTTGGGAGACACTGGTGCTCTCCGTCGCGCTCTATATCGTCGTGCCAGTGATCATCGCGCAGCTCATCCGCCGCCATTGGCTGGCAACCAGCGGGGCTGCGGCGTTGCAAAACCTGCTTCAGAGGCTGCAACCATTATCGGTGACGGCGCTGCTTGCGACGCTCGTGCTGTTGTTCGGTTTTCAAGGCGAGCAGATCACAGCCCAGCCAATGGTCATTGCGCTCTTGGCCGTGCCGATCCTGATCCAGGTCTATCTCAATTCAGGCCTCGCCTATCTCTTGAACAGGATCTCCGGCGAGCAGCACTGCGTGGCCGGGCCCTCTGCTCTCATCGGCGCCTCCAACTTCTTCGAGCTGGCGGTTGCCGCAGCGATCAGCCTGTTCGGATTCCATTCGGGCGCCGCACTGGCAACGGTCGTGGGCGCACTCATCGAAGTGCCAGTCATGCTGTCGGTCGTCTGGATCGTAAACCGCTCGAAAGGCTGGTATGAGCGCGGCCGATCCGTGGCCAAGATCGCGGAGCAGCCGCGTTAG
- the arsC gene encoding arsenate reductase (glutaredoxin) (This arsenate reductase requires both glutathione and glutaredoxin to convert arsenate to arsenite, after which the efflux transporter formed by ArsA and ArsB can extrude the arsenite from the cell, providing resistance.) codes for MDVIIYHNPACGTSRNTLGLIRNAGIEPHVIDYLKMPPSRTLLTQLIERMGIPVRALLREKGTPYGELGLDNPALADEQLLDAMMTHPILINRPIVVTPMGVKLCRPSEVVLDILPAPQQGEFRKEDGALVVDAAGRRASGS; via the coding sequence ATGGATGTCATCATCTATCACAACCCAGCATGCGGCACCTCACGCAACACCCTCGGGCTTATCCGCAATGCCGGGATCGAGCCGCATGTCATCGATTATCTGAAGATGCCACCAAGCCGCACCCTGCTTACGCAATTGATCGAGAGAATGGGCATTCCTGTTCGCGCGCTGCTGAGGGAGAAGGGCACGCCCTATGGAGAGCTCGGGCTCGACAATCCGGCACTCGCCGACGAGCAATTGCTAGATGCGATGATGACGCATCCCATCCTGATCAACCGGCCCATCGTGGTCACGCCGATGGGCGTGAAGCTATGCCGTCCATCCGAAGTGGTGCTCGATATCCTGCCAGCGCCGCAGCAGGGGGAATTCCGCAAAGAGGATGGCGCGCTGGTGGTGGATGCGGCCGGCCGTCGGGCGTCCGGCAGCTAA
- a CDS encoding ArsR/SmtB family transcription factor produces the protein MDMNSAISSFAALAQSTRLEVVRLLVRHEPAGLPAGEIARCVSVPHNTMSAHLAILVRAGLIEARRQSRSVIYRARLDSIRDLSSYLVKDCCGGRPEICEPLIVELASCGASSNPPSTA, from the coding sequence ATGGATATGAACTCGGCCATATCGAGCTTCGCCGCACTCGCCCAATCCACCCGGCTCGAGGTCGTTCGGCTGCTCGTTCGACACGAGCCCGCGGGCTTACCGGCCGGGGAGATCGCGCGCTGCGTATCGGTGCCGCACAACACCATGTCGGCGCATCTGGCCATATTGGTGCGGGCCGGTCTTATCGAAGCGCGACGACAGAGCCGCTCGGTGATCTACCGCGCCAGGCTCGACAGCATCCGCGATCTCAGCAGCTATCTCGTCAAGGATTGCTGCGGAGGCAGGCCGGAGATCTGCGAGCCGCTCATCGTTGAGCTTGCCTCGTGCGGCGCCTCCTCGAATCCTCCATCAACGGCGTAG
- a CDS encoding exopolysaccharide biosynthesis protein translates to MEAGTIRTSDLLRGLLDRTETEEITVADMLKPVGTRAHGLGLFLFALPEALPLPIAGVSAILGIPLIILSAHLLIFGSRRELPGSLLRRKLPGGMMRLALSKAIPILQKIERISRPRWQRWTSMERLLGLVCLILAIVITLPIPFGNLPPAICLAAISFGLLARDGVLVVIGLAGSVVLLGSVGLLADFLVGLFYTERTA, encoded by the coding sequence ATGGAAGCCGGTACCATCAGGACCTCGGATCTGCTGCGAGGTCTTCTCGACCGCACCGAGACCGAAGAGATCACGGTCGCCGACATGCTGAAACCCGTGGGAACGCGTGCCCATGGACTGGGGCTGTTCCTCTTCGCTCTGCCGGAAGCGCTGCCCCTGCCGATCGCTGGAGTATCGGCCATATTGGGCATCCCCCTCATCATCCTCTCAGCGCATTTGCTGATTTTCGGATCTCGCCGCGAATTGCCGGGCAGCCTGTTACGTCGGAAATTGCCCGGAGGAATGATGCGGCTTGCCCTGTCAAAGGCAATTCCCATCCTGCAAAAGATCGAGCGTATCTCGCGACCGCGCTGGCAGCGATGGACGAGCATGGAACGGCTGCTCGGCCTCGTGTGCCTGATCCTCGCCATCGTGATCACCCTCCCCATTCCCTTCGGCAATCTCCCGCCGGCGATTTGCCTGGCTGCGATCTCCTTCGGTTTGCTGGCGCGCGATGGGGTGCTGGTCGTGATTGGCCTCGCGGGCTCGGTGGTGCTGCTGGGGAGCGTGGGATTGCTCGCTGATTTCTTGGTGGGTCTCTTCTACACCGAGCGCACAGCTTGA
- a CDS encoding exopolysaccharide biosynthesis protein: MASSDDPVTGGLLRAEPAIKKRQHSLSEILTELANDHSRERISVGDLLTMMRDRALAALLFIFALPNVLPTPPGTSAILGLPLVFLAAQLALGQRPWLPKIIAARSMARGDFAALISRATPWLARAERLLRPRLGMFARRPAEYVIGGVCFLLALILFLPIPLGNMLPAFAICLLSLGILERDGLWTLIGLGTAAGAVTLVSGVAYALLKSALFLIANVFN, from the coding sequence ATGGCTTCATCAGACGATCCAGTCACCGGCGGTTTGCTTCGCGCTGAGCCTGCCATCAAAAAGCGCCAACATAGCCTGTCCGAGATCCTCACCGAGCTCGCAAATGATCACTCGCGTGAGCGCATTTCCGTCGGTGATCTGCTCACCATGATGCGAGACCGGGCGCTCGCGGCCTTGCTCTTCATCTTTGCTCTGCCGAATGTCTTGCCGACGCCTCCCGGCACCTCTGCCATTCTCGGCTTGCCGCTCGTGTTTCTGGCGGCACAGCTTGCCCTCGGTCAGCGGCCCTGGCTGCCAAAGATCATCGCGGCGCGGTCAATGGCACGGGGCGATTTTGCGGCCTTGATCAGTCGGGCAACGCCTTGGTTGGCCCGGGCTGAGCGGCTGCTACGGCCGAGATTGGGGATGTTTGCTCGCCGGCCGGCTGAATATGTGATCGGCGGGGTCTGCTTCCTGCTCGCCTTGATCCTCTTCTTGCCGATCCCCCTCGGCAATATGCTGCCGGCCTTTGCCATCTGCCTGTTGTCTCTTGGCATCCTCGAACGGGACGGACTTTGGACCCTGATCGGGCTCGGAACGGCCGCAGGTGCGGTAACCCTCGTTTCGGGCGTCGCCTATGCTCTGCTCAAGAGCGCATTGTTCCTGATCGCGAATGTCTTCAACTGA
- a CDS encoding tyrosine recombinase XerC, translating into MLAPASILAAPDAGREIAEWLDYVQAEKRAAIKTVEAYRRDIKQFMSFLAHHLGGPATLGDLGSLRAADFRAFLAARRRDGVESRSLARQLSAIRGLYRFMERKGVLHNPAVAAIRSPKIPHSVPKPLPVESARRLVSGEADRDDESRLPWVKARDVAILTLLYGCGLRISEALGLARREAPKRGQDVLSITGKGNKTRIVPVLPVVQEAIATYLALCPYAAAPDGPLFVGVKGARLNPRIVQRLIEHLRSALALPETATPHALRHSFATHLLSAGADLRSIQELLGHASLSTTQIYTEVDRAQLLKQYETAHPRA; encoded by the coding sequence ATGCTCGCGCCAGCCAGCATCCTCGCCGCACCAGATGCGGGACGGGAAATAGCAGAATGGCTGGATTATGTGCAGGCCGAGAAGCGTGCCGCGATCAAGACGGTCGAGGCGTATCGCCGAGATATCAAGCAGTTCATGAGCTTCCTCGCCCATCATCTCGGCGGTCCGGCGACATTGGGGGATCTGGGCAGCTTACGGGCCGCGGATTTCCGGGCCTTCCTTGCGGCACGGCGCCGGGATGGGGTGGAGAGCCGGAGCCTTGCTCGCCAGCTCTCGGCGATCCGCGGCCTCTATCGGTTCATGGAGCGCAAGGGAGTGTTGCACAATCCAGCGGTGGCAGCGATCCGCTCGCCCAAGATTCCGCATTCCGTGCCAAAGCCGCTGCCGGTCGAATCGGCCAGGCGTCTGGTCTCAGGCGAGGCGGATCGGGACGATGAGTCGCGGCTGCCTTGGGTGAAAGCGCGGGACGTAGCGATTCTCACATTGCTCTATGGCTGCGGCTTGCGCATTTCGGAGGCGCTGGGGCTCGCAAGGCGAGAAGCCCCCAAGCGAGGGCAAGACGTGCTCAGCATCACCGGCAAGGGCAACAAGACGCGCATCGTTCCGGTGTTGCCGGTCGTGCAGGAGGCGATTGCCACCTATCTCGCGCTGTGCCCCTATGCCGCGGCACCGGATGGCCCGCTTTTCGTGGGGGTGAAGGGCGCACGCCTCAACCCACGGATCGTACAGCGCCTGATCGAACACTTGCGCAGCGCTCTGGCGCTTCCAGAGACCGCAACACCACACGCCCTGCGCCATTCCTTTGCCACGCACCTGTTGAGCGCGGGGGCGGATCTGCGCTCCATCCAGGAGCTGCTGGGCCATGCGAGCCTTTCGACCACGCAGATCTACACGGAGGTCGATCGGGCGCAGCTGCTGAAACAATACGAGACCGCCCATCCCCGGGCCTGA
- a CDS encoding primosomal protein N': protein MPAQQVVDVLLPLALPGPYSYLVPKGLDVAPGDYVRVPLGPRDTIGVVWSVGRPPRPEGEGPKLRPVREKYDAPRLKEVQRRFIEWVASYNLVPPGLVLRMCLRVPAALGDPRMRMGYRYTGAEPERMTPQRARVLDIAADGLVWRASELAEAAGVTSAVIKGLVDAGALVQEHFPADRPFQQPRIQPHIGLSREQAAAAQALRAAVAERTFSVTLLDGVTGSGKTEVYCEAIAAALAADRQVLVLLPEIALTAGFIRRLEERFGTPPAEWHSALKSTERERVWRGVADGSAKIILGARSALFLPFDRLGLIVVDEEHEAAFKQEEGVTYHARDMAVAYGSLGRFPVILSSATPSLESLVNVDRGRYRHATLSARHGAARLPTIDLIDMRTTPLERGRWMSEPLVAEVVKALNEGEQALLFLNRRGYAPLTLCRACGHRLQCPNCEAWLVEHRFRRQLICHHCGFAAPVPHVCPSCNAENTLVPCGPGIERLAEEVADRFPDARTAILSSDLLRGAGLRQVFRDIADRRYDIVIGTQLVAKGHHFPGLTLVGVIDADLVLGGADPRAAERTYQLLSQVAGRAGRESLPGRAFIQTYMPDHPLMCALASGDRASFLEQEKKQREQAGMPPYGRLAALIISGRDQLETERFARELSLHIPEAKGGRVFGPSPAPIALVRGRYRYRFLVQAERDFNIQGFIAAWLSGIQARGSLRIDIDIDPYSFL, encoded by the coding sequence GTGCCTGCTCAACAGGTGGTCGACGTGCTGCTGCCGCTGGCGCTTCCCGGACCTTACTCCTACCTGGTGCCCAAGGGCTTGGATGTCGCGCCGGGGGACTATGTGCGTGTCCCCCTGGGCCCCCGGGATACGATCGGTGTGGTCTGGTCGGTGGGACGGCCGCCGCGGCCGGAAGGCGAGGGGCCTAAGCTTCGCCCGGTCCGGGAGAAATATGACGCGCCCCGATTGAAGGAGGTGCAGCGGCGCTTCATCGAATGGGTTGCGTCCTACAATCTCGTACCGCCGGGGCTCGTTCTGCGCATGTGTCTGCGGGTCCCGGCCGCGCTCGGCGATCCACGCATGCGGATGGGCTATCGCTATACCGGGGCCGAGCCCGAACGCATGACGCCGCAGCGTGCGCGTGTCCTCGATATCGCTGCCGATGGCCTCGTCTGGCGGGCAAGCGAGCTGGCGGAGGCTGCCGGGGTAACATCGGCCGTGATCAAGGGCCTGGTGGATGCAGGCGCGCTGGTCCAGGAACACTTCCCCGCCGACCGTCCCTTTCAGCAACCGCGGATTCAGCCGCATATCGGCTTGTCGCGCGAACAGGCTGCGGCGGCGCAAGCCCTACGGGCGGCAGTGGCAGAGCGCACCTTTTCCGTCACACTTCTCGACGGCGTCACCGGGTCGGGCAAGACCGAGGTCTATTGCGAGGCCATCGCGGCGGCTCTGGCTGCCGATCGCCAGGTGCTCGTGCTCTTGCCGGAAATCGCGCTCACGGCTGGCTTCATCCGCCGGCTCGAGGAACGCTTCGGCACACCGCCCGCAGAATGGCACTCGGCCCTCAAATCCACGGAACGCGAGCGTGTGTGGCGCGGTGTTGCCGATGGCAGTGCCAAGATCATCCTCGGCGCACGCTCAGCGCTATTCCTGCCCTTTGACCGGCTCGGCCTCATCGTTGTGGATGAGGAGCATGAAGCGGCCTTCAAGCAGGAGGAGGGAGTGACCTACCATGCCCGCGACATGGCGGTCGCCTATGGCTCCCTCGGCCGCTTCCCCGTGATTCTTTCATCTGCGACACCTTCGCTCGAAAGCCTCGTCAATGTGGATCGCGGTCGCTATCGCCACGCGACATTGAGCGCACGTCATGGCGCTGCTCGCCTGCCGACCATTGATCTGATCGACATGCGGACAACGCCCCTGGAACGCGGCCGCTGGATGTCGGAGCCGCTTGTCGCCGAAGTGGTTAAAGCGCTGAACGAGGGCGAGCAGGCCCTTCTGTTCCTCAACCGCCGAGGCTATGCACCGCTCACCCTGTGCCGCGCCTGTGGCCATCGTCTGCAATGCCCGAATTGCGAGGCCTGGCTGGTCGAGCACCGCTTCCGCCGTCAGCTCATCTGCCACCATTGCGGCTTTGCCGCCCCGGTGCCCCATGTCTGTCCATCCTGCAATGCGGAAAATACGCTCGTGCCCTGTGGCCCAGGCATCGAGCGCCTCGCGGAAGAGGTGGCCGACCGGTTTCCCGATGCACGCACGGCCATTCTCTCCAGCGATCTCCTGCGCGGAGCAGGGCTTCGCCAGGTGTTTCGAGACATCGCCGACCGCAGATATGATATTGTCATCGGCACGCAGCTGGTGGCGAAAGGCCATCACTTTCCCGGCCTCACCTTGGTTGGCGTCATCGATGCCGACCTCGTGCTCGGGGGAGCCGACCCTAGAGCCGCCGAGCGCACCTATCAGCTGCTCTCGCAGGTTGCTGGGCGGGCGGGCCGTGAAAGCCTGCCGGGGCGCGCCTTCATCCAAACCTATATGCCCGATCATCCGCTGATGTGCGCCCTGGCGTCCGGTGACCGCGCCTCTTTCCTCGAACAGGAGAAGAAGCAGCGCGAGCAGGCCGGCATGCCGCCCTATGGGCGATTGGCGGCCCTCATCATTTCAGGCCGCGACCAGCTCGAGACCGAGCGTTTCGCCCGCGAGCTCAGCTTGCACATCCCCGAGGCAAAAGGCGGCCGGGTCTTTGGTCCCTCGCCTGCGCCAATCGCTTTGGTGCGCGGCCGCTACCGCTATCGTTTCCTCGTCCAGGCCGAGCGCGACTTCAACATCCAGGGCTTTATTGCCGCATGGCTGAGCGGCATTCAGGCCCGTGGATCCCTCAGGATTGATATCGATATCGACCCATATAGCTTCCTGTAA
- a CDS encoding F0F1 ATP synthase subunit delta — protein sequence MAATRSTVEGMPGRYATALFELALSEGSLDTVGSDLDRFAALVAESPDLARVVRSPVFTPEEQSRAVAAVLGAANITGLAANFISLAARNRRLFAIGDMISAYRKLVAAHRGEETAQVTSAEPLSEDQVNRIKQALKASVGRDVQIDTKVEPGILGGLIVKVGSRMIDGSLRTKLQNLRIAMKEVG from the coding sequence GTGGCGGCAACGCGTTCGACAGTGGAAGGCATGCCGGGGCGGTACGCAACCGCCCTGTTTGAGCTCGCGCTCTCCGAGGGCAGTTTGGATACGGTCGGCAGTGATCTCGATCGGTTCGCCGCGCTCGTGGCTGAATCGCCCGATCTTGCGCGCGTCGTCCGCAGCCCGGTCTTCACGCCGGAAGAGCAGTCGCGGGCGGTTGCAGCAGTGCTGGGCGCTGCCAATATAACGGGCTTGGCCGCGAACTTCATTTCGCTGGCTGCACGCAATCGCCGCCTGTTCGCAATCGGCGACATGATTTCCGCCTATCGCAAGCTCGTCGCAGCCCATCGCGGCGAGGAAACCGCCCAGGTCACGTCCGCCGAGCCTCTGAGCGAGGATCAGGTGAACCGCATCAAGCAGGCGCTCAAGGCGTCCGTTGGCCGGGACGTACAGATCGACACCAAAGTTGAGCCGGGGATCCTCGGCGGCCTCATCGTCAAGGTGGGAAGCCGCATGATCGATGGCTCGCTTCGCACGAAACTTCAGAATCTTCGTATTGCCATGAAAGAGGTAGGGTGA